TTTAATACATTATTATTTGTTTATATAGTTATTCGGTAGTTAAATTTCTAGTCCAGGCTCTAATTTCATCCCAGTTCCTGTAATCATGCTTTTTATTTGGATCCTTTCCCTGTTTTTCAAGTTCCTTTTTAATGGATCTATTTATTAACTTGAAAATCAATCCTTGTTTGGCGTTAGGATCATATACACTACCAAAGAGTCCTGTTGCAATTGGTTCGTTTATAAGGTTTTCCTTAGCAATATTGTCTAAATATTTTTCCTGTCCTTCAGCAACTGTTTTTTCCTCATTCGCAGCTCCACAGGTAACAAATAATACTACTTTGCGTTTTGAAAGTGCATTTTTATTCTTTTTGAGAAAGTTCATTGTTGCTTTGGTCCATTTACCCATTTTAATTCCACTGCCAACAACAACAAGATCGTAGGAGGTTATATCTAATTCCTTTTTTTCCCTTGCATTTACTAGATCAACATCCACATTTTCTTCTTTTAAAACCTTTGATATTTCCTCTGCAATTCCAGTTGCAGTCCCATAACGTGTTCCATATATTATTAATGCTTTCATATTATTTCCCCCAATTATCTAGATTTTGAACATTTAAATTAATATTTCTTACTTGTTTACATTTTTTGCATCTTCATATATTGTTAATGATAGTTTTTCGAGTTTGTTCATGATCTTAAATAGTGATGCTACTTCACTGTCTTCTAGTGTTTTGAAGTATTCTGCTATTGATTTGGCATGTTCTGACGCTCTTGTTTTCCAGTATTCATTGGATTTCTCTGTTACTTTTAGTCTTAATATGCGTTTGTTTTTAGGGTCCCTCTCAATTTTAAGAAAACCCGTTGTTTCAAGGCGAGTGGCTAATTGTTTGACATTTTGATGTGTGGTGCTAAGTGCATCTGCAACTTCCTGCATGGAAGGGTCGTGGTTAAATGCAGTTCCAATTACAATAAGCATCAGCCATTGTTTGGTTGTAATATTGTCTTTTTGAAAGTCTTTATTGATTGTATAGCTCCATCGTTGCTGTATAAGGAATAAGATTACTAGTATATATTTTTCCATATCTAGTCTTTCCTCAATATTCATTTCTGCTATAATTTCATCTGAATTTTTCATCTTACTATGTCCCCTTCAATCATTATTGTTTTATGAAACTTTGAGGCAAAGTAATAAAACAAGATTTTTTACTCCAAAATCCTATGGGTAATATATTACTTATAATGGTAATATATTACCTAATAACTCATCATAATATATAAACATTTGTATTTGAAAAAAGAATTTCAAAAAAGACAAACAGAATTATGCCAATTTAGACAGTACAAATGCAATTAAAAAACCAAATGCCATCATTAAACCTGTAAACTCATGAGTATCCCTGAACGCTTCTGGAATCATAGTATCTGCTATCATGGTCAAAAGAGCACCAGCTGCAAGAGCCAAAGTAGCTGCATTAACATCTGGAGGGAATTGGCTAAAAACACTGTAACCTGCCAATGAAGATAACCCCGTTATTATTGCAATTAAAAACCATAATCCAAATATGGTCTTTTTACTCCATCCCATAGACTTCATACCAACAGAACTTGAAAGTCCTTCGGGAATATTTGAGATAAAAACAGCAACAACAGTTGCAATACCAACGGCACCACCAGATATCATGGTCAAACCAATTGCAACTGATTCAGGAATACCATCAAGTAATGCTCCAGCAGCAATTGCAGGTCCATTTTCATCATAATCTCCTACAACAGATTTATCAGCAGTTTTCCTATGCTTCGCACCGGTACGTGAAAGGTAAAGATCAACAAGTGTGAAGATAACAACACCTGCAACAAATCCTAAAATTGTTGAATCATAACCACCCCATTCAAATGCCTGTTCAAGAAGTTCGAAACATGCAGCAGCTATTAGAACACCAGCACCAAATGCCATTATACTTCCAATAATTCTTTTTCTAATTTTAATGTAATAACCAGCTACAGCTCCAATTAAAAGTGCAAGACCACCAACAAATCCCCATAAACCTGCCTGAAACATTGTTGAAAACATAAAATTCTCCCAATAAAATACAATAAAATTTTTTTTATTTAACTCAAATTCCCAAGAGAAATTAGGAAATTTAAGAAATATTCGAATTAATTATCAATAATCATCTATAAATAAACCGACTATTTAATTATTTATAAATAATTTCAGATATTCCTAGGCCAGTAATGATTTGAGGAATAATTATTCATAGACTGTTAACAAAATTTTATTGTTATCACACTAATTTGTGAAAAAATTCACATCTTATCAATGGAATTATTTATACACTGTGAATTTAAGTGTAAATGTCGATTATTCAACCTTAACATAAAATAATTTGTTTGGGTAAAAAATATTCTACATTAAATACATAGTAAATAAGTAATCAGTCAATGAAAATTTTTAATTTACAGATATAGATACTGAAAACTTTATTTTATTCAATAAAAATAATCTGAATAAATTATTAAATTGTATGGGGGAGGTAATATGGACAATTTAGGGGATTATTACCATGATAAGCGAATGCAAAAAATGTTTCAGCTTTTAGAAGAGCCTAAATCTCTTGATGATATAGATATTTCTGAAGCATTCATTAAAAATCTGGTTTTAAAGATATTATCCACCTATGGGATAATAAAGGTAAATCAGATACATGAAATTACAGGCCTTCATACTGATATTCTTGAAGCAGTTCTTCATAAACTTGAAAAAGATGATATGTGTGCACAAACAGGTGGTGGATTCCTTTTTCCAAGTGTTGAATTTACAATAAAAAAACAGGGTCGTGAGAAGGCCTTGCAGATAATGCAAGAAAACCCTTATATTGGAATTGCACCAGTTGCATACGATGAATATTTCACAATAATGAGTGCACAGGTAAAGGGTAGATTTCCCTTAAAAATTCCTGAAAGTGTGATTAAAAATGCAATGATAGAAATTGTTGGTGTTGAAAAGGCAAAGAAAACATTGGTTGCATCTTCCATAGGAGGTAAAGGGTTCTTTATTTACGGACCTCCTGGAACAGGTAAAACATTCATAACAAGTAAGATGTCCCAGATGCTTCCACCAATTTTAATGCCCAAATACATAGAATTCAGTGGAAGTGTTATACAATTATTTGACCCAGATTTTCATCATAAAAGTCCAGAACAACCTGAAGATCCTCGATGGGTTAAAGTTTCTGCTCCATTTGTTTTCACTGGCTCTGAGCTTACAAGTGAAAAGCTTGAAACATTATTCAACCCTAATAAAGGAGTGTATGAAACATCTCCTATAATAAAAGCCAATGGTGGAGTTTTACTCTTAGATGATCTTGGAAGACAGAAGGAAGATCACAACATAATATTAAATCGGCTAATTGTTCCTTTAGAAAACAAGAGAGATGTTATCTACATAAAAGGTGCTCCTGTAATTGTTCACACACAGTTTATCCCTGTTCTTTCAACCAATTTGGATATTAACATTGTAGATGAAGCCCATCTTAGACGTGCACCTATGCACATTCTTTTAGGACCACCATCCCCCGATGAAATATTGGAGGTTTTCAAAAGGAACTTGGATCAACTTCATGAAGAATATGATGATTCAATACTTGAAAGATTCAAAAAGGTATACATTCCTATTTCAGAGGGCGGTGAACAGTTAAAACCAACCTATGCTCACGCTAGGGATATAGCACAAATTGCACAGGCCGTAAGGATAAGAAATGATGAAGATAAGATTACTTTAGATGTTCTTGAAGAAGCTCTTGAGGAACATATTTTAATTGCACTCCAGCGAAAATACACACCCGAACTATATGAAAGAATAATCAATAAAAAAGTTTAAATCAAAAAAAATAACCTCTAAAACTGGTATATTCAAATATAAACAATTTATTAATGTTTAATAATATGTTTAGAGCAATATTTCTCATTAAATCTGGATTGATGATGTTTATATAGTTTAATTATTAAATTAAACTAATTTAATTCGGATTTTTTAGAATTTTTCACTCGATGGAAAGGTTTTTATTACACCTTGCATTTTTTAGTGTAAGGTTTACTTCCATATACCCCTATATAACGAAGTTAAAATTTCCTTGAGGATGTTCAAAACCCTATTTTTTAAAACCTTTTATAAGGTCTTAATGACATAAACATACTCGGAGATGTTTGTATGAAACTGAAAGACCCTCAAAATGGTAGACCTTCAAAGTTAAGAAATCTTGTAAATCGTTATATCCACCATCATAGGATAAGAATCAAAGCACGGAACAATCATGACTTGGATACATACCGTATACATCACGATAAGATAGAAGAGATATGGGATGAAGTTAATATATTATCTTACTCTTCTAGATTGAGATTTAGACATGCACTAAAAGACGTTGGAGTAAATGAGTTTTATTATCATTATTAGAAAATCAAACATGTCCTTCCTGGGAGGGGGTATTTGAGTTATAATAGATTTTATTATAACTGAGTTGTTGCAAAATATGCAACATCTAAATTTTATCGATTAAAAAAGAAGGAACTACTTGAATTTAATTCAAATAATTCCTTAAATGAAGGCATGGGAGGGATTCGAACCCCCGTTTTCAGGTTTACAGGACCCGCACATTTCCTGACTATGTTACTATGCCAAAAAATAAAAAAAGGAATTTAAACAGCTTTTATAAAGTAAATACTGTTATCGCTTGTTATTCCATTGAACCAGCTTTCCATTGTGGCACGGGAGTATCCGATTAGTTTTCCTTGTAGTGAGTTGGCCATGTAGATATTGATTGGACATACTCCCACGTTATAGTCCCAATGTCCCCACGTATCTTTGTAGAGTTCATGGAATACTACTGCTATTTTAGGATCTCCAGCTGCTTTTGCTATCTCATCCCAGGATATATCTTTTTTAGAGTAGGTTACTATTTGGACTTTAACTTTTGTTGCAGCTGCTAACTTTGCAACTATCTTTTTGAATTCATTTGGGCCCGTTCCAGTCGGCCCTGTCCACCCATATTTATAAAGACTTTCCTCTGTTACAAATATGTTAAATAGTTCCTTCCAAGCCTGTTGAATAGCATTTAAAGCACACCATGTACCGGTATCCTGTTTCATATTACTGTCTTTGAGGTATCTTGGACTCCAATAGCAACCGTTTTTATCAGGATTATTTACAACTATTGGGGCAGGTTTAGGTTCAGGCTTTGGTGTTGATTTAACTGGTGTTTTTACTACATTAAATGTTAAATCAGATGGTTCCTTACCCGTCCTTAATTTTTCTTTATCCCATACCTTCTTTAAATCCGTGTAGAGTTTGTAATT
The Methanobacterium spitsbergense DNA segment above includes these coding regions:
- a CDS encoding flavodoxin domain-containing protein — its product is MKALIIYGTRYGTATGIAEEISKVLKEENVDVDLVNAREKKELDITSYDLVVVGSGIKMGKWTKATMNFLKKNKNALSKRKVVLFVTCGAANEEKTVAEGQEKYLDNIAKENLINEPIATGLFGSVYDPNAKQGLIFKLINRSIKKELEKQGKDPNKKHDYRNWDEIRAWTRNLTTE
- a CDS encoding MarR family winged helix-turn-helix transcriptional regulator, which gives rise to MKNSDEIIAEMNIEERLDMEKYILVILFLIQQRWSYTINKDFQKDNITTKQWLMLIVIGTAFNHDPSMQEVADALSTTHQNVKQLATRLETTGFLKIERDPKNKRILRLKVTEKSNEYWKTRASEHAKSIAEYFKTLEDSEVASLFKIMNKLEKLSLTIYEDAKNVNK
- a CDS encoding ZIP family metal transporter produces the protein MFSTMFQAGLWGFVGGLALLIGAVAGYYIKIRKRIIGSIMAFGAGVLIAAACFELLEQAFEWGGYDSTILGFVAGVVIFTLVDLYLSRTGAKHRKTADKSVVGDYDENGPAIAAGALLDGIPESVAIGLTMISGGAVGIATVVAVFISNIPEGLSSSVGMKSMGWSKKTIFGLWFLIAIITGLSSLAGYSVFSQFPPDVNAATLALAAGALLTMIADTMIPEAFRDTHEFTGLMMAFGFLIAFVLSKLA
- a CDS encoding ATP-binding protein — encoded protein: MDNLGDYYHDKRMQKMFQLLEEPKSLDDIDISEAFIKNLVLKILSTYGIIKVNQIHEITGLHTDILEAVLHKLEKDDMCAQTGGGFLFPSVEFTIKKQGREKALQIMQENPYIGIAPVAYDEYFTIMSAQVKGRFPLKIPESVIKNAMIEIVGVEKAKKTLVASSIGGKGFFIYGPPGTGKTFITSKMSQMLPPILMPKYIEFSGSVIQLFDPDFHHKSPEQPEDPRWVKVSAPFVFTGSELTSEKLETLFNPNKGVYETSPIIKANGGVLLLDDLGRQKEDHNIILNRLIVPLENKRDVIYIKGAPVIVHTQFIPVLSTNLDINIVDEAHLRRAPMHILLGPPSPDEILEVFKRNLDQLHEEYDDSILERFKKVYIPISEGGEQLKPTYAHARDIAQIAQAVRIRNDEDKITLDVLEEALEEHILIALQRKYTPELYERIINKKV
- a CDS encoding DUF1967 domain-containing protein; translation: MKLKDPQNGRPSKLRNLVNRYIHHHRIRIKARNNHDLDTYRIHHDKIEEIWDEVNILSYSSRLRFRHALKDVGVNEFYYHY